One window of the Lytechinus variegatus isolate NC3 chromosome 3, Lvar_3.0, whole genome shotgun sequence genome contains the following:
- the LOC121410235 gene encoding isochorismatase domain-containing protein 1-like — MASKASFGNISPETSALFICDMQEKFKPAIKYFDDIAFVAKRLIDGAYILDIPVIVTEQYPKGLGHTVEDLDISRALGVYPKTKFSMVIPEVEAHLNSLTNLKSIILLGIEAHVCIQQTALDLLARGYDVHVVADAVSSRSMMDRQFAYERLRQFGAIITTSESILFQLLGDKDHPKFKQIQGLVKISAPVSGLASNM; from the exons ATGGCTTCAAAAGCTTCATTTGGTAATATATCGCCAGAAACATCAGCCCTTTTCATCTGTGACATGCAAGAGAAATTCAAACCAGCCATCAAATACTTTGATGATATAGCATTCGTGGCTAAACGACTC ATTGACGGAGCCTACATCTTAGATATACCAGTCATTGTAACAGAGCAG TACCCTAAGGGACTTGGACACACTGTAGAAGATTTGGATATTAGTCGAGCTCTAGGTGTATACCCCAAAACAAAATTTTCCATGGTCATTCCTGAAGTTGAAGCACATCTTAATAGTCTaaccaatttgaaatctatcaTTCTTCTGGGAATTGAG GCCCATGTGTGTATTCAGCAGACAGCTTTAGATCTCTTAGCCAGAGGGTATGATGTTCATGTGGTTGCTGATGCAGTCTCATCAAGGAGTATGATGGACAGACAATTTGCCTATGAG AGATTACGTCAGTTCGGAGCCATCATCACAACAAGTGAATCAATTCTCTTCCAGTTGCTAGGAGATAAAGATCATCCTAAATTCAAGCAGATTCAAGGTTTAGTCAAGATTAGTGCACCTGTCTCTGGACTGGCATCAAATATGTAG